The sequence TCTTatgataaacagtaaaccaataaGTGTCTcatcaaaaattataaaaaggacttgaagctgtgcatGGTACATCAACTGACACCAGGAGTTCATCCTCTAATGGGATGTTACTACTCTTCACAAAACAATGGACCTCTATCAGACGGTAAAAGATGACAAATTTCCATTACAACAGAGAATACTGAGGCTTGTTGAGACGTTTTAATTGAGGCAGACTTTTCAGTTTTACAATATATGACACAGCTATTcgtgtttattatgtacttctacagTAACTCATGAAGTAAATTATACATTTCATAAGAAGGCACTGAATTAGGGTGGCTCATGCTCagaatttttccaattttcttttcttttattaacaaGTTATATTGCTTTCTTGATTCTAAATTGCTGAGTAAGGGAAAATTGGCTGTTATATTACTTTATGCCTCACTTACAAGCTAGCAACACATAGGCATGGAAGAGAGGCTACCTTAGTAGCCTGGACTCCATAAACTAAATGTAAGGCAAGTTATTTACAATTATGGTAAACAAAGTTTACATTGGACAAAGTGCACCTCGAGGACCTTCATGAATAGATTTACACAACAAATACTGATTCAGCACAAATGGAAACAATGGTAATGCATTATAACATATCttactatattaaaaataaattaatattctgGCTATTGCAAAGAATTGTATGGGGACACTggccattttaaaatcaattttcatCTAGCAGCCAGGTCTTAAGGAGGTCACGTGAATGCTTTTCCAACTGAAGCTTTGAGGATGCATTGCATAAAGAAAGCCCAAAAAAAGTACTTGCAGTTGCAAACGATTATTAGAGAGTTAATTATAAAGTATTCAAGCCCAaggaaattaaaagcaaaaattaaggTGAGGAGCAAAACAGATTATTATTTCTGTGTCAAAAAGTGGCAGATTTTCATACAGTACATGCGGATTTTAATTAATATCTCAAACATTTTAgttaataaagcatctaaaaagaatttagaaaaaggaaaatgtttgctttagcctttttaatttcaaacaggTGGCAGAAAGCATACAGCAGAACAGACTCTCTGGGGTGAGGGCCCTGTGTTACCTGCTGGAGCTCTAACAGGAGTTTTGGGGGATTCCATTATGTCTCTATGAACAGATTTGGGACGTGGCTTCTTCTGTTTGCAGCTAGCTGGGCGAGGTTTGATCACCGTGTCCATATCCTCCATCAGTTTTAACTGTtttcttcttagatactcctgttTAATAAACTCCCGTCGGGCTTTCTCATCTTCTTTTTTCTGGCGGTCTTCTTCTGCTTTGATTCTaagtaaaaatatcaaaaagtggTTCATATTCTTAAGGGTTACTAAAGGAAGGGCTGACAATAATCAGAGGTATTCAGTTTTATATATGCACTAGTACTATAAACTTGTAACATGATGACAGTCAGGGTTGGTTCCACATCCTTGGACAGCTTGCACTCGGAACTGTCAATAGTCATGAActgagatgagctgggcaaataagGACACAAACAGTCAGCAAAGGGTTGGTGCAAAGTGATAAGTGAGTTATTCACATCAATGTGATCAAAAAGTACATTGCCAAAATTCTtaattcaataaataagtaatacaataaaacaagTGCTTAATAAATAAGTTtagtaaaatgagattaaaactcAAGGCAGATCCTTATTTCTTTAAAACCATGACCTCCAATGCTTCTTTCTAAATCTGGGTGTCTCCCCTGCTTGTCCTGTCTGGACCTTCCAGTGAAAGAAGACATCCATCAGCAGGTGCAGTGAACCATCTAACCTGGCTCATGTTCCCATCATCAGTTCTTCAGCATCTATGGGGCACCACACATACAACCCCCACTAAAAGTCCTTAGGCAATAGCCGGAGACACCCCATAATGCATGTCACATGATGGGAGCACCCTCTTCAGGCCCTCAGGGGCTAACTCCTGACCACCTGACTTCTAACCCTGCCTTTCGCTTGctttcttctctctttcattaacctccattctttttctttctgcacctTCGTTTCAATGTCCGATTCTCTTGCCTCTAGACTCTTCTTTTAAGCTGTGGCCAGGTGCAAACCGAGGCATGAACACTTGTTCAGAAAACCCAAATCATGGTAAAAGTAattttcatctttttccattaGCCTTTGTATTTGCTTGTTGACAATTGTATGTCCTTGCTCTTCTGACATTTTACTGAAGGCATAAAGACCTCCTGTGCACTTTTTTTTCCTAAGTGAAAGATAAAGTTACTCTATtgcttgatatatttttttcacaacaGTTGAATAATGAAACCTCAAGTCACTTTCACATTTTGGTACAGACTCCAAATTTATATTCAGCTGTGAGCGACATGTTTTTCCTGTTAACCTTTATGATTTttgagaaaacacaaaatgttcaAGATTTAACTAGATATTCATCTGTAGGCAGCGTTCTTGGGAAAAATAACACTTTGGTTAGATTAACAGCTTTGATAGGAACTGAGGAGGCAAACTGCTGTTGTTCAGTTCACTGCATGACATTGCAATCAAAGTTTGTAACTATTACCCAAGATAATTTAAactgatggcaaaaaaaaaagcttatcaTGGGGTGAAATGTTTCTGAAAACTTCTGTGTATCTATCATGGAAACAAACCCTGATGTGAAACCCACAAAACAGCCATGACAATAATACAGTAATTTTTTTGCtccaaaatatataatttatatattttatatttttttatgtttacattttggtTAATTAAGAGTGTCATGTTTTGAAATGGATTCCATACGTCAAGTTTAAAATGCTCAATAAACATGTGCATGAATGACCATTTTCACTACAGTATAGAGTGCCTTTATTCTGCAGTGAGGTGGGCAGTCTTTGCCATTGCAGCTGGAGCCATTTCAGCGTTTGACTTTGCctctgactttctcttttacgTGACTGTGGACCCCTCAGAGGTTTACTTTCTCCatggatgctgctgactggagtttttgttttcctctcctccattgtcaacaggccacaattcaaaaatgaattaatgtgcAGATATTATtgggttccatttatgttaattagattTTGAGTACCCTGTATTCCTAGCTGTTTAAACAAATCCGTGTCTTTATAtgtattcattatgtaattaataaactgtaaaatttatacttgcattttaccagATTACCAGAGTGTGCCTGAGCTCGGGggagagtgctatacaaaaataaaataaattcagtttcttaatgtaatatttctcttctcttctcagtTCCCTGCTAGATTGTTTTTAAATACACCATGATCTCTTGGGTCTATATTCTATACTGTTTGCTTTATTTCAATTCACTCacttttaagaagtgttttatgtatttattattccaTTAATCAGATGGCAAGAAACCATGAGTTgtatacaacaaagaaaatagcAACTGTAGTTTAAACTGATGCCATTTTTACCATTATGTGTGTTTACCATAAATTAattgctttaaaatatattttgaaaaaaaaaaataaataaatgttgaggAATCAAGAGGTTCTAATTATCCTGGGTGCAGTTTGTTGATTTTCTCCAAAAAAAGGAATGAATAGGCTGGAAGGAATTTCAGACATGATAGAATTAtgatcctcccacagtccaaagacagcaGGTTAGacgcattggcgattttaaattgtccctagtgtgtgcttggtatgtgtgtgtgtgtgtgccctgcccggtgggctggtgccctgcccggagtttgtttccttccttgcgctctgtgttggctgggattggctccagaagacccctgtgatcctgtagttaggatatagtgggctggataatggatggatggatagaattatgataggtaaaaaaaaagcagaacacCTAAAGAAATGACAAGTTTCATAACCCATAAAAGACAGGAACAAAGGTCTGTAGGAAGTGCAGCACGTTAGTACAAAGATAACCCAAACCTGGTTTAAAACATTGATTGAATAAATGGTGTCAAGCTATACCCTCAAGATATTAGCTATTACATTTATTGCAACAGACTTTACTTGTGGATAGCCACTATGTTTTACGTATTCACCTAACCATCAATGCAGATTACGATCACCGCTTCAAAGTTCCTAAGCCTTCTCACTGTAGTACACTGATATATTATTTTTAggtatttctttaaattattgGGATAACATTTTGTGCTCATGATTGTTGCTTTTGATGAGTATACACTTGTAAAAAGAATGTCTTTGCACTACCtctttttgttttacagtatacactttatttaatgctttgttttttaaatattttactgctTTATCACACATATGCCCAAATTCTGTGGAAACAATGTAAATCTTTAAAGTTGGAAATGTTTCTCTCAATATATTACAGCAGTGGCTTTCTAACCCTGGCCTGTCAGCTCTTAGAAAGCAGCCCACTAAAACTTTATCACTGCtgaaaaatgtcaacataatGATTTTGGTGACCTCTGCTGTTAACAACCAGACACTGTCATTTTGCTTTGTACTTCTGATGTCCACATTTACTTCTGGATGCATTTCGCTGTATTTTTGTAACCTTTACTACCATTGGCTTGCCTACTTTGCCCCGTGTGACCTCCTAACATTAAATCTGGGTTGCATGTTTGTGCTGTAATTGATATGAACATCTTGCTGTCATAATGTACTGTAGTCCCACTGTGCTAGAATAATTTTTTTGctcaaataataaacattaaaaccTTTCTAAAGTTACAGGAtcaaagaatgcaaaaaaagtCAATGTGTGGACATTGTTTGCCCTGAATTCAGACCTTAATATCCAATTTCAAAGTCCAGTTAGGTTAAATCTAAGAATGAATATTATagctaaaaaaaagtttaaatagtaAGTATTCATTATTTGACAAGTACAAAGAACAGAACATTAATCTTGGCAATCAAAAAGATGCCATTCTCTGACGCAGAATAATCACTCCTGCATTCAAAACTGCTGTTAAGAGTGCTGGGTGACAAACAAGTTGagtcaaaatttaaaaagccTGTCCATGAGGTTCACCATCAAATAGCACTACATGTTACAAAACTGTACTTTATTTCTTTGGAAATCAATGAATCCAATGGTATTTGCTGTACTGCTCAGGTGGTAATTCATGTTTGAGCAATAGATGATAATTTTGAAGTTATTGAatatggtagcgctgctgcctcacagtaaggagacctggatttgcatgttctctccatgtctgcgtgggtttcctctgggtgctccggattcctcccacagtccaaagacatgcaggttaggtgcattggcaatcctaaattgtccttagtgtgtgcttggtgtgtgtgccctgcggtgggctggcaccctgccttgcgccctgtgttggctgggattggctccagcagacccccgtgaccctgtgttaggatatagcgggttggacaatgactgactgactgaataacaCCCTAGACATGACTTAAAGTAAGAGACTACTAAAAGGAGTGACcccatttaaaacttttaagccATGTGTAGATTGAAATAACAGAATGGTAAAAAATGGATGGCATCTTCACTGATGGCATGTCAGCCTTAACAGGTCAAAAACTCAAACGTTTGCAATAGTTGGAAAAAATTCTTgacctgtgtttttttaaaaatagaactgTGTTATTCATCAGGAGGCACTATATGGAACAAAACTACTGTGTATATGAAACAAGCTGTGGATTTACTTTTGAGACGTGCAAGCAAAATTGCAATGCCCACTATATACACAAGTACAGACAGTCAAAAGGATGAACACAATATGGTGAACTGCTTTTGGACTCAGAAATCAGATAGCTATGAAAAGACAAGGCACTCTTGAATTTCTGGACTTTGAAAAGTGGTATCTCTCTGTTTTTGCTGGAAATACATGAATTGCCTACAGAGTCTCATTAATGACGACTGGCTCAAAGACTTGGAATTTCTGATTGATGTCACATCTCACCTAAACTGTTACAAAAATGTGGCCTTAAGGCAACAAGTACTTTATAAAATTCTGAGATGTCACTTACTCATTTAGCATAAAATTACTGTTGTTGGTTGGACAGGAAAGATAAGTAACTTGATTCAAGAAAGGCAACTTAGCAAATTTGCCAAAACTTtccaatgggagattttgaaatttccaaaCTGTGTACAGCAAGCTTTATTCGAGATATCAACATGAAAATTAAATTTGTGCGACAAATTTTCTTAAagttttaattaaagtaaaattaaattttcttGCAACAAAATTTTCTTAAATCTCTACTTCCAGTGTTAAAATATAGGTAGCATGCTGGTGCAATAGTACCAATGCTGCATCGCAATTAGGATACTTGGGGGTCACGTCCTGGATGCTCtctgcgaggagtttgcatgttctttccgtaTCCAAGTGGATTTCTACCATTTGCCCTCATTTCCTttcacactccaaagacatttACATTAGGTGAACTGgtattgctaaattggcccaagcGACTGTATGTGGTCaccatgcaatggactggtgcactGTCCAGGTTTTGTTCATGCCTTGTACCAAATGAAGCATAGGCTTCAGCTGCCCCCTGTCCCTGCCCTGGCTAAGTGGATTAAGAAAACACATGGATGTTAAGATGTCAGTTGTTCtgtaaaagcacattttaaaatagaatttttttgcaatttttttctttcttgctatTATGTAAGAGAAATTGCAACCCTGCAAGTccttaaacagtttaaaaaatagtTCAACAAAAATAAGATGTTTAAACTTTATCAAattgttttattacaaaaattaataaagatcTATTGTGCACAGTAGGAAAGTATGTGACAGATTTTGATGTCTGCCCGGTTCctcttctttgaaaaacaaaatctagTCTTCCCAAAAGATGGCTGCTTGGCTAACTAGCATTTAAAAGATGTGTTAGTCACATAATCTCCAGATAAGATGCGAGTCTGCAGCCCCAGCACAGTGGAACATGCCTTGAATTTGCCAAGGTAAGTTGATAcagatacaaagaaaaaaaactgtagtcAAATCAGAAATCATATTGTGCATCACCCCACACAAGTTGCTATGCTCATGAAACACAAGGCCtgaaataattaatttgaaaaatcaaAAGGACACAAGCACATCACAGACACATGCAACTTTTCTGACTGTATGCACTTTTATAGTGAAACAGTTTTGATTATAAAACTGATGATGATACATAGTAgtgaaataacacacacacacacatattattgtgtttattactattattaatgtgTGTATAGTTTATTGATTTTTCCAGAATCTTCTCAGAGTTTCATCTGCACTCTGCCCACCTGCTTCCCACCACAGGAATAGTCTACTCTTAAATGTTAGTCCCATCCCACACAAAAAAGGAATCTGGTTCTGCAGATTGGATTTCCACAGGAATTCAGACCTCTATACTGAATgagataccagtccatcacagcacaACTCACATCAGGAAAATTTAGTGACAAACAtgcttgtctttggattgtaAAACAAAATTAGAGTGTTTGGTCACCACAGTGACATGGTCAGGAATTAAACCCAGTCCTTCATTATGACATCTCATTCACCAAGTCTGATAGTCAGAATGAGTTTCTTACTTTAAAGatcagattttttaaataaattgtttctgaCATTTAACAAAAAGTTACAAATTTGATAAACCTGAAAAATCCAGAAATCTAGTGGGACTTCCACAAGCTGAAGACAGGAAACTAtgtctttctttaaaaaatgcagcaATCTTTGCTCAGCTTATCCTCCTGTGAATACCTTGGGTTGAATTGGAGTGACTGCCTCTTCTAGATAAATCACTGTAAACCTCAAGTCGAACCATTTGAAATGTGCTTGTGGCAAAATGGATCTATGGAGCCCACTTTGTCTAATAGCGATCCAGTACGAGCCACTCCAGCCCACAGTGGTGTGTCCCACTAACTGGGTTTAGTTAATATTCAAGTATTTAGGCACCTAATTGTACCAAGCCCATTAATTGTGCTAATACAACTGTGTCACACATTAATAATCAGAATTTGTATTTCAAATTTGAATTGCTTGATTTGATGTTGTGTATAAAATGGCCATTATACATTAAACAAGTACATAATTCTATGAATCTACAGTTCTTATAATAATAGTTTAGGTTACCAAACTTTAACTCTCTCTTTTGTGATTTGATAATGCTGAACTTACTTTAAAACAtggcaatgaaaaacaaaacccaaGCTGATTAGCCTACCTGGCCTCCTCTTTTTTCTGCTCCAATTCTGCCTCTAACTGTTGTTTCCTCTCCtgattctctttctctctcctaaGACGTTTCTCTAGTAGAGCTGCTCGTTTCATTGCCATATCATCTTCTCCTTTCTGATCATCCTATTGgcagtgaaataaaacaaatataactaACAACAACAAATTAAACATAATTGACATGTTAGTCGGCAGAATACATCTGAATTCAAATTCTGAGacagtaaaatccatgcaggttTTTAGAGGTAAACTGAGATGTCTGGGCTACGTTTTAAGGTGATAATGTTCCTCAATGCCAGATAATGCAAATGCATGCATTTTCAGTATCTGCATTCTTTGTCTAGATCCCTGAAAGTGTAATATCAATGCCTTAACAATAACCAATGAGAGAAAATACGAAAATATTCagaaattgattatttattatatttaggaggcagcacggtggtgtagtgggtagcgctgctgccttgcagttaggagacccgggtttgcttcccgggtcctcctggcgtggagtttgcatgttctccccgtgtctgtgtgggtttcctcccacagtccaaagacatgcaggttaggtgcactggcgactctaaattgtccctggtgcgtgcttggtgtgtagacatgtgtgtgtgtgcaccctgcggtgagctggagccctgcccggggtttgtttcctgccttgcaccctgtattggctgggattggctccagcagacccccgtgaccctgtagttaggatatagcgggttggataatggatggatggatgatattcagcatattaataaaatatgtatacatattaCTGTGGAAAAAGTATTTACCTATTACTAATTTCCTTGTTAATGAAAACTTTTCACACTGAACGTTTTCAGGTTTCTAAAATCTAATACTGGATAAAGAGAATCTATAAGGAGGTACCAAAAAAATTTCTGgaattcttaaaaaaagaaaaaaaagaaaacacttcatTGTTAAACTTACAGCAATTCTCTTTTAGCcaccttcaaaatactctccttgagACGCAATACACTTAGCCCTGCGCTTCTCCCATCCCTTTTAACACTTCTTCTAACTCATCTTttgttacaatgtttttttttcctggatttctaaCACAGTACCAAATCTTCTTTCTTTTAGTCTTAATTTTAACTTCAGGAGCAAAAAAGAAGACACAGGGAACAAGACctaatttttgaaataaattttataaaacacCATGCATGTTCATGTTTAAGATGGGGTCTACAGATTTGcacctatatatttttttatgttttacaacCTTATGTATGGTCatactgttttttaatatactgaaatttattatttccttttatgacttaatttaaaatggacatcatatcatatcatatctctAGGGCAAAATGAGTTAATCTACTGTATCTCCTAAGGTTTTTCAGGCAAGGAAGCTACAAACTTGATGCAAGGTAGTTAAACCTAGTAATCAAAGCTCCAAAGAGTGGTGACATGTTCCATATTGATTAGCCCAAGCAAGTAACAATTTCAATGTATCCTGTATAAGTGACAATAATGACTCATAAGCTCagaatatgtatgtactgtactggattttttttccacAAGGAATCAGGAGAGTGTCACTGAATAAGTGGAATAGAAACAGGGGTAAAGATTGCATCAGGTAAATTGATCTATATAATTGCACTGGAGACTGGCAATGTGCTGCATTGTGGATGgacattaaagtaaaaatttcactatatTCTGTAATACTAGTCCTACTATTATTACTTCTACAAAGTAAACAAAATCTAGTAACACTTAAGACTATCTTTCATTATTAAGTCATTAATAAACATTATAGAAAGCTTCTCCACAGCTTTATAAATCACTGATTCATTAGCTGTAACTCTTGCTGCAGCATCTACTTGAAAGTTGAACAGCATACACCCAAAGGGTTTGTAAAAGTTTAATAATTATGAAGTGTTACCacacattttaaccttttttgtcttgaaagatattaaaaagaagttgttgAAACTTTACAGCAACTGCctgtttatttgttaaaaaaacagaGCCAACACACTAAATGATAGGTTCACTTTGATACCTCAAACTCTAACTGCTAAACAATTAAATGCTACAACTGTTCTAAAGATAATTCCAACCAAAGTTAATTTGTTGAGGTTTACAGGAAAATTAATTACCACATTGTGTATGATATTTACTATGAAAAAGTGAAGTAGAAAAAAgttgtttataaatgttttcagACAAAAACTTGTATGTAAAGATGACAAAATAGTAATTCCAAAAATGACATGAGGTCACTGATGTGTTTATGTTGTGCTAATAGGATTATCAACGCTTACTTTAAAAAAGAATCCACAGCACATTTTCTGCTCTTCATCATAATTATCCATTCCAGCTTCTCCATCATTTGCTTCTTCCAGGATTTCACCATCTAGTGGCTTTAAAACTGACAGGGGCACCTCAATTAAACTTGAATTCTTGGACGTATCATCATTAAACTCAACAGAACTATCAGCATTAGGAGTCACAATTACAGTCTCTGTAACAGTCTGCGACAAAATCTCTGAAACACTTGATTCTAAGAGCTTTCCCTTATTGTCGTCTTTCTCCTCCACTTGCAGACCTCCtacctcttttgttttttccttattatCTATGGCCTTTTCAACCACTGGTAACACTTCTAAAACCCTCTCTTTTACTGAGGCAATGGTTTTATCTTCTTCTGCAGAAGTATGATCTGCTGAGTCTAAATCCTTTTGAATACTGTGATCATCTCCAAGGCATACAAATGATCTAGTCTGCGTTTGGCTTGGGGAGAATCTCCTCAAACGTGGAAGGCTATCTACCGACTGGGGTGGTGTCAAAATCCGGTTAAAAGGTGTTAGTTTTAGATCGCTAGGCCTTGGAGTCCTTGGAGTTTTGGAATTAAAAGATGCAGATTTTCTTGTGATAGTTTGAGGAGACCTGTGAGATGTTCTAGGAGACTCCCCAGATGACAAAACAGGAGACATGGAACCAGTTGAGCGGGAGGATGTACGCAACTCCCTAACTTGCTTTTGGGGTGATGGCTGAGGTGGAGATATAACCCATGCTTGCTGCTCCCTCATCTGCATTATAACTTCCTGCTGTTGTGCTAAACGCTGCATTTCCTGCTGCAAAAAGAATAATGAAGAATTCAGTTTCTCTATGGATTTTGTATACTCTAAGAGGTCACTCTCCACAATAGCCTCCTCATTGGGTGATTTTAACCACCTGCCTTGGGGTGAAtctaaattatccaaaatgtcatttttacatttcCCAGGTTTCATGCGGTTATCCTCAGGTGATTTTGAAATATGATCATCAGATGATAATTTTTCATCTTCAGAGCCAGCAGCTTCCTCCCTAAGTGGCGATGTACCATCTCCTTTCTTCTTCACCACTGTTAGAAAGGCTGTTCTTCCCATTCTCTGCCTGTGTTGTGTAAATGCTGCTTCAACCTTTTTCTTCTGTGCTTCAATAGCTCGACGCTTCTCTTCTAATTTCATTCTCAGTTGTACCATTTCTGACGCCAACAGCTGTGTAGGATCTTTCCCTTGTTTCACTGGGCTTTCATCAGGAGTCTGGGCCCATGATACCATATGTGGAATATTGAGCTCTGAACTTTCTGGAGTAGTTTTCTGAGAGCTACTTCCACTACTCCTGCCATCAACATTGTTCAGTTTCTTAAACTTCTGCTCTGCAAAGCTTGTCATCTTAACTCCAGAACCAGAAGAAGTTGTGCTTCCAGCCTGGGACTTAATACTTACTGAACTTGGACAAGGGCTAATGATTTCCCTTGTGTGCCCAACCTTTAGCTCATAGTCATGGTCCATGTCCGAATCCATGCTTACAGTATAATCTTTAAGGGAAGAATCCTCATCCATTGTTTCTTGAATGTCTTCTGTACGGACATGAATTCCAGTGTCCACCTCTGTTGTGTCTGGACTCAGTGAGCCCTTAGCTTCCTCATTAGAATCATTAAGAACTTCTTCTCTTTTGAGTTTTAAATTATTGACTCCAATTTCTTGACTATGGAGAAAAAATCCATTGTTCACTTTCTCAGTCTGAATTACTCCTTGCATTTTTTCAGAATCATGAATTATCTGTAAAGCTTCCTCAATGCTTGGTGTCCCCACATGATTGCCATAGTCATCCAGTACCGGTCCATTTGCAAGTCTAACTTGACTGCTTTTTCCAGCACATCTGCCCGATGTTTCAGGGAGATAAATTTCCTCTTCAATACCTTCTGTCTCATTTTGTCCATTTACAGGCTGAAACAACAAATTTCGTTTTATATTCCTTGGGATTGGATTGACTTTAAACCCAAGACCTTCATTGCTGATAGATCTTGTCATCCCTCGGGTGGGAGCTGCTGTAGACTGCACAGTATTTTCCTTATCAAAAGGAATATCAAATGATACTCCATGTACCGATGACCTGAAGAgaagtaaataattttttaaaaattagaaatattaataaaatcatttcaaaatatgtaaCAAGAAATCATTATGCTAATATCTTTTCATCACTATTGCTTTAACTTAGTTTCATTTAATATGTTCATGAATTTTACAACTCTTTTCCTGCATATGCTGTATATTTCATGACCTATTAACAAATATTTCCTTTAATACAAACTATACCACAGAGATCAGATGACTTAAAAGTATATAACATAACAGCACTCTTAAATCAATTTAATACAGTTCAGGGTCACAAAATGGGAAGCCTATCCCAAATAATAACACTAATAATTGATACAACAGCAAAAGTTTAAAATTTACATTCAAATACACCTGAGTAAAATAggttaaatatttttaactggttacattattttttacaggatattaaaaaaacaacacaacagtATCCCTGAAGTTGTTAAATGCATCTGCATATTCAAGATTTTAGTATACTTATTGAAG comes from Polypterus senegalus isolate Bchr_013 chromosome 14, ASM1683550v1, whole genome shotgun sequence and encodes:
- the camsap2a gene encoding calmodulin-regulated spectrin-associated protein 2a isoform X4, translated to MGDAADSKETKKTFIVPAIKSFDHYDFSRAKIACTLTWLVAKGYGTDNVPADLKEPFYTDQYDQEHIKPPVVNLLLSAELYCRAGSLILKSDAAKPLLGHDAVIQALAQRGLYVTDQEKLVTERDLRKKPIQMNAHLAMIDTLMMAYTVEMVSVEKVVKCVQQYSTFYPDTDMPYDTEDAIICWINKVNEHLKEIILHEQKIRECQSSDTPAGPRSPTKWYWKLVPARYRKEQTMPRQMPCIPPVENLLKDSTDGCALAALIHFYCPDLVKLEDICLKETMSLADSLYNLQLIQEFCQENLNRCCHFTLEDMIYASSSIKNNYLVFMAELFWWFEVVKPSFVQPRVVGIDELVQPVRSIPTVPISNATKRSFMDNPSASSTEIGQTPSLPASLLPLRHSLQNPQKAISGVMRRSTSMSYVDGCIGTWPKEKRSSVHGVSFDIPFDKENTVQSTAAPTRGMTRSISNEGLGFKVNPIPRNIKRNLLFQPVNGQNETEGIEEEIYLPETSGRCAGKSSQVRLANGPVLDDYGNHVGTPSIEEALQIIHDSEKMQGVIQTEKVNNGFFLHSQEIGVNNLKLKREEVLNDSNEEAKGSLSPDTTEVDTGIHVRTEDIQETMDEDSSLKDYTVSMDSDMDHDYELKVGHTREIISPCPSSVSIKSQAGSTTSSGSGVKMTSFAEQKFKKLNNVDGRSSGSSSQKTTPESSELNIPHMVSWAQTPDESPVKQGKDPTQLLASEMVQLRMKLEEKRRAIEAQKKKVEAAFTQHRQRMGRTAFLTVVKKKGDGTSPLREEAAGSEDEKLSSDDHISKSPEDNRMKPGKCKNDILDNLDSPQGRWLKSPNEEAIVESDLLEYTKSIEKLNSSLFFLQQEMQRLAQQQEVIMQMREQQAWVISPPQPSPQKQVRELRTSSRSTGSMSPVLSSGESPRTSHRSPQTITRKSASFNSKTPRTPRPSDLKLTPFNRILTPPQSVDSLPRLRRFSPSQTQTRSFVCLGDDHSIQKDLDSADHTSAEEDKTIASVKERVLEVLPVVEKAIDNKEKTKEVGGLQVEEKDDNKGKLLESSVSEILSQTVTETVIVTPNADSSVEFNDDTSKNSSLIEVPLSVLKPLDGEILEEANDGEAGMDNYDEEQKMCCGFFFKDDQKGEDDMAMKRAALLEKRLRREKENQERKQQLEAELEQKKEEARIKAEEDRQKKEDEKARREFIKQEYLRRKQLKLMEDMDTVIKPRPASCKQKKPRPKSVHRDIMESPKTPVRAPAGSRPRVFSVSSLSLASLNLGDNDSIQSGRRTPRPESADGFLSPCRSASRNGEKDWENGSTTSSVASNTEYTGPKLYKEPSAKSNKHIIQNALAHCCLAGKVNEGQKNKILEEMEKSEANNFLILFRDSGCQFRSLYTYCPEMEEINKLAGIGPKSITFKMIEGLYKYNSDRKQFSHIPAKTMSASVDAITIHSHLWQTKRPVTPKKILPSKS